The sequence TAAGAACAGTTCGTTTAGAACAGCCATACTTGTGAGCGAGCAAAAGCCAGTTCAGAAATCTGCTTCACGATGGGTGCCCATCGCGATGAAGGTTTATCGTCTGGCGGTTATCTTGCTTATCGCGTGGGTGGTGCGGGATCATCATTACCGGTTGCGCATCCAAGGGGATACGCCGATCACGGCGGATGAGGTCACAAAGTTTTTACCGGAGGCGAAGGAGTTGCGGCCGGATCATTCGGAGTTTCGTGGATTGGAAGTGCTGAATGCAGCGGGAGAGAAGATTGGGTATGTGGTGCGGACGTCGCCGGATGCGGATCATATCACGGGCTATGTGGGGCGGACGGATACGTTGGTAGCCTTGGACAAAGATTTGAAGGTGCTCGGTATCAAAATCCGCAGCAGTGAGGACACGCGGAAGCATGTGGAGGATGTGGCGATCGACCGGCAGTTCATGAAGGTGTGGAACGGAAAGAAATGGGAAGAGGTAGGGGAGATGACACCGAAGGCGTTGCGGATGGAAGGGGTGGCGGGTTCCTCGATGACGAGTCTGGCGATGGCGGAGGGGATCGCGCTGCGGTTTCGGCGGTCAGGGAATGAGACGAGTGAACAACCGGCGTTTCGGGCTTCGACGGGAGATATTGGATTGGCAGTGGTTGTCATTGCGGCGCTGGTGATGACGTTTTCCAATGTGGAGAAACGGAAGTGGGTGCGGCGGGTGTTTCAGGTGATCGTGATTGCGTATGTGGGGTTGATCAGTGGGGATCTGGTGGCACAATCGTTATTGATGGGGTGGGCGAAGTCGGGTCTGCCGTGGCGGATGGCGCCGGGAATCGTGTTGCTGGGCGTAGTCGCGCTGGTGGTGCCGTGGGCCACGCGGAAGCCGGTGTATTGCCTGCATCTGTGTCCGCATGGAGCGGCGCAGGAATTGGTGGGGCGATTGACGCCGAAGAAGTGGCGCGTGTCCGTGCCGGATGATGTGGCAAAGCGATTGCGGTATCTGCCGGGGGTGTTGCTCTTCATGGTGATCGCCATTGTGATGTTGGGATTGCCGATCGATCTGGCGAGTGTGGAGCCGTTTGATGCTTACATCATAGGCGTGGCGGGGATCGCGACGTTGTTGATCGCGCTTGGTGGATTGATCGCGGCGTTTTTTGTGCCGCAGGCGTATTGCAAGTTCGGGTGTCCCACGGGGGCGGTGTTGGAGTTCGTGCGTTCGCGCGGGCTGCAGGATAAGTTCACGGCGCGGGATGCATATGCGGGTGTGTTGCTGGTGGTGGCGGTGGTGATTTATTGGAAGTATTATGCGCTGCAGCAGTGGATATTGGGGCCGATGTGAGAAATGGTATTTGTGATGTGCAGTATGCGAGGTTGAAATATTCTTATGGGTTACTGGTATGAGCTAGGTCCTGCGGGACACAGTCCCGCGCTCCACTGGCGGAGCGCCGGTCTCCGACTCGGCGTGAAGGTGGGCTTGTTGGTTTGCTATGTGTTGGTCGCTTTCGGTTGGCTGTTCGGTTTCAGTCAGGTTCACGCGCAGACGGTTTCAACTCTCGCCGGGTCGGAGACCGGCGCTCCGGCTGCGAGTGTGCATCACGTCACCGGTTCAGCGATGGGGATGACGTGGGCGGTGAAGTGGATTGGGGCGTTGGAGCGCTCGGTGGTGGAGAAGGAGACGAAGGGTTTGCTGGCGGAGATTGAGGGGCAGATGTCCACGTATAGAAATGATTCGGAGATTTCGCGGTTCAATGCTTTTGCGGAGACGAATTGGTTTCCGGTTTCGACGAATCTGGCGCGGGTGGTGGAGGTGAGCTTGGACATCGCGCGGAAGACGGATGGAGCGCTGGACCCGACGGTGTTTCCGCTGGTGCAGGTGTGGGGATTTGGGCCGGAGCGGAGATTAGGTCAATTGCCGACGGTGAAGGCGATCGCGGTGGCGAGGGCGCGGGTGGGGTATACGAATTTGCAAGTGCGGTTGAATCCACCGGCAGTACGGAAGTTGAAAGAGGAGGTGGCGATGGATGTGAGTGCGGTGGCGATGGGGTTTGCGGCGGATCGGGTGGGAGAGAGGTTGAGGCAATTAGGCAGCACGAATCATCTGGTGGATATGGGAGGAGAGTTCGTTGCGCGGGGTGAAGGACCGGAGGGGAAGGGTTGGTCGGTGGGGATTGAAGAGCCGGGGACTGAAGGTAAGAAGATTCAGCGCGTGGTGGTGTTGCGGGATGAGTGTCTGGCGACTTCGGGGGATGATCGGAATTTTCGGACGATCAATGGGAAGCGGTATCATCACATCATCGATCCGCATACGGGCTGGCCGAGTGAGGCGAAGGTGGCATCGGCGACGGTGATCCATACGTCATGCGCGCAGGCGGATGGGTGGGCGACGGCGATGGTGGTGGTGGGACGGGAGAAGGGGGAGGCGTTGGCGGAGGGGAATGGGTTTAGGATGATTTTGTTGGGACGTTAGGGAACGACTTTGCGGAAGGGCGGAAAGTTTGAAGTGGGGTAGCACATTGTTTTTGCCAAAGGAGCAAAATGGCAGTTCTATTGATGGGGATGCCGGAGGTCGGCGTCCAAGAAAGCAGCATGCGCAGGCAAAATCGTACCGTTCGCATCTGGTTGGCCATCGGGTTGATGGCGTTCGCCGGTTTTTCTTCCCATGTTGAGGCGCAGCAACGGGTTGTGCCGCGCAAGGATACTGCGAAAAAGGCACCGGTTAAGGCGACTGCGCCCGCGAAGGCGGAGAGCAAAACGGGTGATAAGAAAACCACGGATTCGCGGGTGGAATCGGGGGCGATGTCGGTGGAGGAGTTGACGGAGCGGGCGAAGAAATCGCTGGTGGTGATCTCGCATTACGGGCGGGATGGGAAGGTGGATGGGGTGGGCTCCGGGTTTGTGATCGATGCGAAGGGGTTGATCGCGACGAGTTTTCATGTGATCGGCGAGGCGCGGCCGATCAAGGTGGCGTTTCCCGATGGCAAACAGCGCACGGTCACGGAGGTGTATGCGTGGGATCGCAAGATGGACTTGGCGATCTTGAAGGTGGAGGCGGAGGGATTGACGCCGTTGCCGCTGGGGGATTCGGATGCGCTGAAGCAGGGGGCGAGTGTGGTGGCGCTGGGGAATCCGCAGGGGCTCGAATACAGCGTGGTGCAAGGGGTGGTGTCGGGTCGGAGGGAATTTGAATATAGCGAGATGATCCAGTTGGCGATTCCGCTGGAGCCGGGGAATAGCGGGGGGCCGTTGCTGGATATGTTCGGCAATGTGCATGGGGTGCTGACACTCAAGCATGCGGTGACGAGGAACTTGGGTTTCGCGATGCCGGTGAATGCGTTGAAGCCGTTGCTGGAGCGGCCGAATCCGGTGCCGCTGGGGCGCTGGCTGACGATCGCGACGGTGAATACAGAGGAGTGGGAGCCGTTCTTTGGTGCGCGTTGGGTGCAGAAGGGCGGGCTGCTTTCCGTGGAGGGAGCGGGGGCGGGATTTGGCGGGCGATCCATCCTGCTCTCGAAGGCGGCGGTGCCGGAGGAGAAATTCGAGGTGGCGGTGAAGGTGAAGATGGATGATGAATCCGGTGCGGCGGGTTTGATCTTCGGCGGGGAGAATGAGAACGAACATTTCGGATTTTATCCCTCGAATGGGCGCTTGCGACTGACGCGGTTCAACGGGCCGAGCGTGTATTCGTGGCAGGTGTTGAGGGATCTGCCCTCGCAATATTATGTGGCGGGTGACTGGAATGAATTGCGCGTGAAGGTGGAGGGGAAGGTCATCAAGTGCTTTGTGAACGGCCAGCCTTTTACTACGGTGCCTTGGGAAGCTCCAGTGACGGGGAAGGTGGGTTTGGCGAAGTTCCGGCAGACGGTGGGAGAGTTCAAACAATTCCAGGTGGGACAGGAGTTGCCTGCGGGGGTGGCCTCGGAGGCGACGTTGGCGAAGGTGGAGGAGCAGTTGAAGGGGATGAAAGCTTCAACTCTGCCGGACAGCAAGCTGGTGGAGGCGTTGCAATTACACGGCGAAGAGGGGCGGAAGATTTTGACGGAGCGCGCGGAGACGGTGAAGAAGGAGGCGGAGCAATTGAAACGCCTGGCCGCCGCGGTGCACGAGCGGAATGTGCAGGAGCAACTCACGAAGCTGTTCGCGGATGGCGAGGCGAAGGCGGATCTTTTCGAGGCGGCGATGCTGGTGGCGAAGCTGGATAATGAAGAGCTGGAGGTGACACCGTATCGCAAGCAACTGGACCGCATGGCGCGGGAGATGCGCGAGCGCCTGACGGAGAAGGCGACGGCGAAGGAACGGATCAAGTTGCTGAATGATTATCTCTTCGCGGAGAATGGGTTTCGCGGGAGCCGGAGTGATTACGAGAACAAGGCGAACAGTTACCTGAGCAATGTGATCGATGATCGGGAGGGGAT is a genomic window of Verrucomicrobiia bacterium containing:
- a CDS encoding 4Fe-4S binding protein — encoded protein: MSEQKPVQKSASRWVPIAMKVYRLAVILLIAWVVRDHHYRLRIQGDTPITADEVTKFLPEAKELRPDHSEFRGLEVLNAAGEKIGYVVRTSPDADHITGYVGRTDTLVALDKDLKVLGIKIRSSEDTRKHVEDVAIDRQFMKVWNGKKWEEVGEMTPKALRMEGVAGSSMTSLAMAEGIALRFRRSGNETSEQPAFRASTGDIGLAVVVIAALVMTFSNVEKRKWVRRVFQVIVIAYVGLISGDLVAQSLLMGWAKSGLPWRMAPGIVLLGVVALVVPWATRKPVYCLHLCPHGAAQELVGRLTPKKWRVSVPDDVAKRLRYLPGVLLFMVIAIVMLGLPIDLASVEPFDAYIIGVAGIATLLIALGGLIAAFFVPQAYCKFGCPTGAVLEFVRSRGLQDKFTARDAYAGVLLVVAVVIYWKYYALQQWILGPM
- a CDS encoding FAD:protein FMN transferase, which codes for MGYWYELGPAGHSPALHWRSAGLRLGVKVGLLVCYVLVAFGWLFGFSQVHAQTVSTLAGSETGAPAASVHHVTGSAMGMTWAVKWIGALERSVVEKETKGLLAEIEGQMSTYRNDSEISRFNAFAETNWFPVSTNLARVVEVSLDIARKTDGALDPTVFPLVQVWGFGPERRLGQLPTVKAIAVARARVGYTNLQVRLNPPAVRKLKEEVAMDVSAVAMGFAADRVGERLRQLGSTNHLVDMGGEFVARGEGPEGKGWSVGIEEPGTEGKKIQRVVVLRDECLATSGDDRNFRTINGKRYHHIIDPHTGWPSEAKVASATVIHTSCAQADGWATAMVVVGREKGEALAEGNGFRMILLGR
- a CDS encoding transglutaminase family protein, which encodes MAVLLMGMPEVGVQESSMRRQNRTVRIWLAIGLMAFAGFSSHVEAQQRVVPRKDTAKKAPVKATAPAKAESKTGDKKTTDSRVESGAMSVEELTERAKKSLVVISHYGRDGKVDGVGSGFVIDAKGLIATSFHVIGEARPIKVAFPDGKQRTVTEVYAWDRKMDLAILKVEAEGLTPLPLGDSDALKQGASVVALGNPQGLEYSVVQGVVSGRREFEYSEMIQLAIPLEPGNSGGPLLDMFGNVHGVLTLKHAVTRNLGFAMPVNALKPLLERPNPVPLGRWLTIATVNTEEWEPFFGARWVQKGGLLSVEGAGAGFGGRSILLSKAAVPEEKFEVAVKVKMDDESGAAGLIFGGENENEHFGFYPSNGRLRLTRFNGPSVYSWQVLRDLPSQYYVAGDWNELRVKVEGKVIKCFVNGQPFTTVPWEAPVTGKVGLAKFRQTVGEFKQFQVGQELPAGVASEATLAKVEEQLKGMKASTLPDSKLVEALQLHGEEGRKILTERAETVKKEAEQLKRLAAAVHERNVQEQLTKLFADGEAKADLFEAAMLVAKLDNEELEVTPYRKQLDRMAREMRERLTEKATAKERIKLLNDYLFAENGFRGSRSDYENKANSYLSNVIDDREGIPITLSVLYLELAKRIGVEDMVGIGLPTHFVVQHRPKEGQAQFIDVFEGGKPMSQLEAELIVRFNERGRSQEEAFEPMTKRQIVVRMLSNLLNSSLDKDTPAESVRYLDTMVALMPEDAGMRLRRAGMRLQMGDTQGSRGDLRWLLDNEPKGVDLDKVAELYRSL